In Daphnia magna isolate NIES linkage group LG6, ASM2063170v1.1, whole genome shotgun sequence, the following are encoded in one genomic region:
- the LOC116924245 gene encoding U7 snRNA-associated Sm-like protein LSm11 isoform X2, with the protein MVSTVEFECDPLALNVCASNQNKTKRAAEMCAEENQTPPPTFFLLFIFYDIFFLLRSVCFFYLLFAKIVLSPRRGNEPVMGRGRSRPQRNLLTRMDEVTRGPMSVLRNCMINKTRVKVWIRGATWIRGFCTGYIAAFDKQWNLAMTDVDETFTRRRHRKTPILGPVDHITEALGSLTTCSASGSQGPSGAALPNRRKPDPLTGLAIQCKPIDRKQELCQRHIQQIFIRGEQVALVAVLPV; encoded by the exons ATGGTTAGCACAGTTGAATTTGAATGTGACCCTCTCGCGCTGAACGTATGTGCGtctaaccaaaacaaaacaaaaagggctGCCGAAATGTGTGCCGAGGAAAACCAAACTCCGCCACCcacctttttccttcttttcattttttatgatattttctttctcctgCGTagtgtttgtttcttttatctCCTATTCGCTAAAATCGTGTTGTCGCCACGGCGAGGTAACG AACCGGTTATGGGCCGAGGACGGAGCCGTCCGCAACGTAATCTACTCACGCGTATGGACGAGGTCACCAGAGGTCCGATGAGCGTCCTACGCAATTGCATGATCAACAAAACGCGAGTCAAG GTTTGGATACGTGGTGCGACGTGGATCCGCGGTTTTTGCACGGGCTACATTGCCGCTTTCGATAAGCAGTGGAACTTGGCAATGACCGACGTCGACGAAACATTTACACGTCGGCGCCATAGGAAAACTCCCATTTTAG GTCCGGTAGATCACATCACTGAAGCTCTTGGCTCGTTGACAACGTGTAGCGCCAGCGGATCACAAGGACCATCCGGCGCCGCATTGCCTAATCGGAGAAAACCTGATCCTTTGACGGGATTAGCGATCCAGTGCAAACCCATCGATCGTAAGCAAGAATTATGCCAGCGGCACATTCAACAGATTTTCATACGTGGAGAACAGGTCGCACTAGTTGCTGTTTTAcctgtgtga
- the LOC116924245 gene encoding U7 snRNA-associated Sm-like protein LSm11 isoform X1: MEKQKEELDFSSTEFNALEALTSPNVTVPIPDAPMYNNLGQFISTINRARARQAQGDGAGPSTRDTINTLNSLNPLKRRFLPHQEPVMGRGRSRPQRNLLTRMDEVTRGPMSVLRNCMINKTRVKVWIRGATWIRGFCTGYIAAFDKQWNLAMTDVDETFTRRRHRKTPILGPVDHITEALGSLTTCSASGSQGPSGAALPNRRKPDPLTGLAIQCKPIDRKQELCQRHIQQIFIRGEQVALVAVLPV; encoded by the exons atggagaaacaaaaagaagaattagacTTTTCGTCCACTGAATTTAATGCTCTAGAAGCATTAACTAGTCCCAATGTCACTGTTCCAATTCCTGACGCGCCAATGTACAATAACTTAGGTCAATTTATCTCAACGATAAATCGCGCAAGAGCGAGGCAGGCCCAAGGAGAT GGAGCAGGTCCCAGTACTCGGGATACCATCAACACCCTCAACTCCCTCAACCCATTAAAGCGAAGGTTTCTACCCCATCAGG AACCGGTTATGGGCCGAGGACGGAGCCGTCCGCAACGTAATCTACTCACGCGTATGGACGAGGTCACCAGAGGTCCGATGAGCGTCCTACGCAATTGCATGATCAACAAAACGCGAGTCAAG GTTTGGATACGTGGTGCGACGTGGATCCGCGGTTTTTGCACGGGCTACATTGCCGCTTTCGATAAGCAGTGGAACTTGGCAATGACCGACGTCGACGAAACATTTACACGTCGGCGCCATAGGAAAACTCCCATTTTAG GTCCGGTAGATCACATCACTGAAGCTCTTGGCTCGTTGACAACGTGTAGCGCCAGCGGATCACAAGGACCATCCGGCGCCGCATTGCCTAATCGGAGAAAACCTGATCCTTTGACGGGATTAGCGATCCAGTGCAAACCCATCGATCGTAAGCAAGAATTATGCCAGCGGCACATTCAACAGATTTTCATACGTGGAGAACAGGTCGCACTAGTTGCTGTTTTAcctgtgtga